One genomic region from Streptomyces sp. NBC_00457 encodes:
- a CDS encoding SPFH domain-containing protein: MTTTTSHTPESDGPAESAPRPARLIQNEATTEIPVHLLFRDDANPVSVPLKPAVVGRRHGTGEQPRLRRPVPAKARPVPEVDPALAERPARVLPGVVGVLAGGTGVAGTLLTSWWAGALPAPVLAELGLPGTGGAGLGPAQWAAYAGAVSLGLFGFGGLARGRTGRAWVLGLFGRYRGTVRRTGLMWVNPLLLRRRVDVRLRHWRSEPMPAAEGSGVSLRVVVLVVWRVRDTARATLGVEDHETYLRECVEAALARVPVEMPGGVRPSMDVATDALTRLVAADATPVGLEVFSVRPVRVEYAPEVAAAMHRRRIAALDAQHRASMLTSVVDSVEDTVTRLTMRGLVDLDDYERKVLVKDLTVAFCSGRTETGP, from the coding sequence ATGACCACGACCACGTCCCACACGCCCGAGTCCGACGGCCCCGCCGAGAGCGCGCCCCGGCCCGCCCGGCTGATCCAGAACGAGGCGACCACCGAGATCCCCGTCCATCTGCTGTTCCGCGACGACGCCAACCCGGTGTCCGTCCCCCTCAAGCCCGCCGTCGTGGGCCGGCGTCACGGGACGGGCGAGCAGCCGCGGCTGCGCCGTCCTGTCCCGGCGAAGGCTCGCCCTGTGCCGGAGGTGGACCCCGCCCTGGCCGAGCGCCCGGCACGCGTGCTGCCCGGTGTGGTGGGAGTGCTCGCCGGGGGGACCGGGGTGGCCGGAACTCTCCTCACCTCTTGGTGGGCGGGCGCGTTGCCGGCCCCGGTCCTTGCCGAGCTGGGTCTGCCGGGGACCGGCGGGGCCGGGCTCGGGCCCGCGCAGTGGGCGGCGTACGCCGGCGCCGTTTCCCTGGGGCTGTTCGGGTTCGGCGGGCTGGCCCGGGGGCGGACCGGGCGGGCGTGGGTGCTCGGGCTGTTCGGGCGCTACCGGGGGACCGTGCGGCGGACCGGGCTGATGTGGGTCAACCCGCTGCTGCTGCGCCGCCGGGTCGACGTACGGCTGCGGCACTGGCGCAGCGAGCCGATGCCCGCGGCCGAGGGCAGCGGGGTCTCGCTGCGGGTCGTCGTCCTCGTGGTGTGGCGGGTGCGCGACACCGCGCGGGCCACGCTGGGCGTCGAGGACCACGAGACCTATCTGCGTGAGTGCGTGGAGGCGGCGCTCGCCCGGGTGCCGGTGGAGATGCCGGGCGGCGTGCGGCCGTCGATGGACGTGGCCACCGACGCGCTGACCCGGCTGGTCGCGGCGGACGCGACGCCGGTCGGCCTGGAGGTGTTCTCGGTGCGTCCGGTGCGTGTCGAGTACGCCCCCGAGGTCGCCGCCGCCATGCACCGCCGCCGGATCGCCGCGCTGGACGCCCAGCACCGGGCGAGCATGCTGACGTCGGTCGTGGACTCGGTGGAGGACACGGTGACACGGCTGACGATGCGGGGGCTGGTGGACCTCGACGACTACGAACGCAAGGTGCTGGTGAAGGACTTGACGGTGGCGTTCTGTTCCGGACGGACAGAAACAGGGCCCTGA
- a CDS encoding lytic polysaccharide monooxygenase auxiliary activity family 9 protein has protein sequence MRTKTKLSAVAVGLATTGALVLSSGGASGHGYTDLPISRQKLCQNGTVTNCGSIQWEPQSVEGPKGFPASGPADGQICNAGLGQFAQLSAPKTPSGAAWPTTRVTGGQSYTFRWQFTAMHATTDFKYYVTKPGWNQNHNLARSDLNLTPFFTVPYNGQRPPQTLSHSGTLPSGLSGHHVILAVWTIADTSNAFYACSDVTF, from the coding sequence ATGCGCACCAAGACCAAGTTGTCCGCCGTCGCGGTGGGCCTCGCCACGACCGGAGCCCTTGTGCTCTCCTCCGGCGGCGCCAGCGGCCACGGCTACACCGACCTCCCCATCAGCAGGCAGAAGCTCTGCCAGAACGGCACCGTGACCAACTGCGGCTCCATCCAGTGGGAGCCGCAGAGCGTCGAGGGCCCCAAGGGCTTCCCGGCCTCCGGCCCGGCGGACGGGCAGATATGCAACGCGGGGCTGGGCCAGTTCGCCCAGCTCAGCGCACCGAAGACGCCCTCCGGCGCCGCCTGGCCGACCACCAGGGTGACGGGCGGTCAGAGCTACACGTTCCGCTGGCAGTTCACCGCCATGCACGCCACGACCGACTTCAAGTACTACGTCACCAAGCCGGGCTGGAACCAGAACCACAACCTGGCCCGCTCGGACCTCAACCTCACCCCGTTCTTCACCGTCCCCTACAACGGCCAGCGCCCGCCGCAGACCCTCTCCCACAGCGGCACGCTGCCCTCCGGCCTGAGCGGCCACCACGTCATCCTCGCCGTGTGGACGATCGCGGACACGAGCAACGCGTTCTACGCCTGCTCCGACGTCACGTTCTGA
- a CDS encoding DUF3592 domain-containing protein yields MEALFYVIPLLMIGLAVYAATRLMRRARDIRGAWNNGLTAEARCLRAFTTTSNDSTTQHHVYEFTTRDGRYIRFEEQYGPATTVEGDIVTVHYLPERPERATAHAPSPGKLAAGSGCVLLFFGVFIAFCIAFMVIVHAFFSAAEGFGF; encoded by the coding sequence ATGGAAGCGCTGTTCTACGTCATACCGCTGCTCATGATCGGCCTGGCGGTCTACGCCGCGACGAGGCTGATGCGGCGCGCCCGCGACATCCGCGGCGCCTGGAACAACGGACTCACGGCCGAGGCACGGTGTCTGCGGGCGTTCACGACGACTAGCAATGACTCCACGACGCAGCACCACGTCTACGAGTTCACCACGCGCGACGGGCGTTACATCCGGTTCGAGGAGCAGTACGGCCCGGCGACGACCGTGGAAGGCGACATCGTCACCGTGCACTACCTGCCGGAGCGCCCCGAGCGCGCCACGGCCCACGCTCCCTCGCCCGGAAAGCTCGCGGCGGGCTCGGGCTGCGTGCTGCTGTTCTTCGGCGTCTTCATCGCCTTCTGTATCGCGTTCATGGTCATCGTCCACGCGTTCTTCTCGGCGGCGGAAGGCTTCGGGTTCTAG
- a CDS encoding AMP-binding protein, with protein sequence MESSARTVAELVAAGWGDHRPGLWCEERTFSHHEMAAGAAARAALLADLLPPDAEPHIGVLLDNTPEYPLWLGAAALAGAAVAGINPTRRGPELARDILHTDCRIVLTDRTRLPLLTGLDLPGVRLLCTDTQEYDDLLAPYADARPDATRATPSHRLLLYFTSGSTGAPKAAVCTQGRLAAAGHSLAGHFGVGRDDVHYICMPMFHGNAVIADWAPALAAGAGVALRRRFSASGFLTDVRRYGATYFTYVGRAVQYILATEERRDDRDNPLRLGFGTEAGAVDAAAFERRFGVRLVEGYGSSEGGAAVQWTPGTPAGAVGPATPGLVVLDPETRQECPAALFDSTGRLLNGEEAIGELVNRGPNPFEGYWRNPEADAARLRDGAYWTGDLFCRDADGFLYFAGRADDRIRVDSENLAAAMIENILARYEGADAVAVYAVPDPVTGDQVMAAISGTFDPEGFVRFLAAQPDLGTKMAPRFVRVVQRMPVTATNKIHRARLRKEGIRCADPVWWRPAGEDVYRRLTPADIEEGPLAPTRGPASGGVGGGAPTTRGAAAQ encoded by the coding sequence ATGGAATCCAGTGCGCGTACGGTCGCGGAACTCGTCGCCGCGGGGTGGGGCGACCACCGCCCGGGGTTGTGGTGCGAGGAACGGACGTTCAGCCACCACGAGATGGCGGCCGGAGCGGCGGCCCGTGCCGCGCTGCTGGCCGATCTGCTGCCGCCGGACGCCGAGCCGCACATCGGGGTGCTGCTCGACAACACCCCCGAGTACCCGCTGTGGTTGGGCGCCGCCGCTCTCGCCGGTGCGGCCGTCGCCGGGATCAATCCCACCCGCCGCGGCCCCGAACTCGCCCGCGACATCCTGCACACCGACTGCCGGATCGTCCTCACCGACCGCACCCGCCTCCCGCTCCTCACCGGCCTCGACCTGCCCGGCGTACGCCTGCTGTGCACCGACACCCAGGAGTACGACGACCTGCTCGCGCCCTACGCCGACGCCCGCCCGGACGCCACCCGGGCCACCCCGTCCCACCGTCTCCTGCTCTACTTCACCTCCGGCTCGACCGGCGCCCCCAAGGCCGCCGTCTGCACCCAGGGCCGCCTTGCCGCCGCCGGGCACTCCCTCGCCGGCCACTTCGGGGTGGGCCGGGACGACGTGCACTACATCTGCATGCCGATGTTCCACGGCAACGCGGTGATCGCCGACTGGGCGCCCGCACTGGCGGCCGGGGCGGGGGTGGCGCTGCGGCGGCGGTTCTCGGCGTCGGGGTTCCTGACGGACGTACGGCGGTACGGGGCGACGTACTTCACGTATGTCGGGCGGGCCGTGCAGTACATCCTCGCCACCGAGGAACGGCGCGACGACCGCGACAATCCGCTGCGGCTCGGCTTCGGCACGGAGGCGGGGGCGGTGGACGCGGCGGCGTTCGAGCGGCGGTTCGGGGTGCGGCTGGTGGAGGGGTACGGGTCGTCGGAGGGCGGGGCGGCGGTGCAGTGGACGCCGGGGACGCCGGCGGGGGCGGTCGGGCCCGCGACGCCCGGGCTGGTCGTACTCGATCCGGAGACGAGGCAGGAGTGCCCGGCGGCTCTCTTCGACTCCACGGGGCGGCTGCTCAACGGGGAGGAGGCGATCGGCGAGCTGGTGAACCGGGGGCCGAATCCCTTCGAGGGCTACTGGCGCAACCCGGAGGCGGACGCGGCACGGCTGCGGGACGGCGCGTACTGGACCGGCGACCTCTTCTGCCGGGACGCCGACGGGTTCCTGTACTTCGCCGGGCGCGCGGACGACCGGATTCGCGTCGACAGTGAGAATCTCGCCGCCGCGATGATCGAGAACATCCTCGCCCGGTACGAGGGCGCGGATGCCGTCGCCGTGTACGCGGTGCCGGACCCGGTGACCGGGGACCAGGTGATGGCGGCGATCTCCGGGACCTTCGATCCGGAGGGCTTCGTGCGCTTTCTGGCGGCCCAGCCCGACCTCGGGACCAAGATGGCGCCCCGGTTCGTACGGGTCGTGCAGCGAATGCCGGTCACGGCGACGAACAAGATCCACCGGGCGCGGCTGCGGAAGGAAGGGATCCGGTGCGCTGATCCTGTGTGGTGGCGACCGGCGGGGGAGGACGTGTACCGGAGGCTGACGCCCGCGGACATCGAAGAAGGGCCCCTCGCTCCCACGAGAGGCCCGGCTTCAGGGGGTGTGGGTGGCGGAGCCCCCACAACGCGCGGCGCAGCCGCGCAGTAA
- a CDS encoding IclR family transcriptional regulator encodes MALMNEPTAPYHSAQDALRVLETVARHSAGVTDAELARHTGLGAERLTVLLRMLRREGYVEQGTDGAYVTGAALTRLTSTHGREEALREKLQGTLDRLRDSVGAAVYISRYVDGEINVTQYADGPTTPAVNEWVDFRYSAHATAIGKSLLGQLDHNGRRDHLSRHKMARLTSRTITSDKLLLSRLEAQPPTVPHLDLQEYAIGTVCAAVPITAGSSVGCLALSLPVEHAHRLKQAADALNRNAAPVLLSLAI; translated from the coding sequence GTGGCGCTGATGAACGAGCCGACCGCGCCGTACCACTCGGCCCAGGACGCCCTGCGCGTCCTGGAGACGGTGGCGCGGCACTCCGCCGGAGTCACCGACGCCGAGCTCGCCCGGCACACCGGCCTCGGCGCCGAGCGGCTGACCGTGCTGCTGCGGATGCTGCGCCGTGAGGGGTACGTCGAGCAGGGCACCGACGGCGCCTATGTCACCGGTGCCGCCCTCACCCGCCTCACCTCCACGCACGGCCGCGAGGAGGCCCTGCGCGAGAAGCTCCAGGGCACCCTCGACCGGCTGCGCGACTCGGTGGGCGCGGCGGTCTACATCAGCCGGTACGTCGACGGCGAGATCAACGTCACGCAGTACGCCGACGGCCCCACCACTCCCGCGGTGAACGAGTGGGTGGACTTCCGCTACTCCGCCCACGCCACCGCGATCGGCAAGAGCCTGCTCGGCCAGCTCGACCACAACGGCCGCCGGGACCATCTCTCCCGACACAAGATGGCCCGGCTCACCTCGCGCACCATCACCAGCGACAAGCTGCTGCTCTCCCGCCTGGAGGCCCAGCCGCCGACCGTGCCCCACCTCGACCTCCAGGAGTATGCGATCGGCACGGTCTGCGCCGCCGTCCCGATCACGGCCGGCTCCTCCGTGGGCTGCCTCGCCCTCTCCCTCCCGGTCGAGCACGCACACCGGCTCAAGCAGGCGGCCGACGCGCTGAACCGCAACGCCGCGCCGGTGCTGCTCTCGCTGGCCATCTGA
- the ehuA gene encoding ectoine/hydroxyectoine ABC transporter ATP-binding protein EhuA: protein MSVDTEKNPTDVPASSSELIRLENVTKRFGENTVLDHLDFSVSAGKHVTLIGPSGSGKTTILRLLMTLTKPDEGTITVDGEQLFPAPEKQVREVRKKIGMVFQQFNLFPNMTVLRNITEAPVTVLGMSKDEADERARGLLDLVGLSDKCDAHPSQLSGGQQQRVAIARALAMRPQVLLLDEVTSALDPELVAGVLDVLRDIARSTDITMLCVTHEMNFARDISDQVLMFDSGRVIEAGPPEKIFSDPEQDRTREFLSAVL, encoded by the coding sequence TTGTCCGTTGACACCGAAAAGAACCCGACCGACGTGCCCGCCTCCTCGTCCGAACTGATCCGCCTGGAGAACGTGACCAAGCGGTTCGGCGAGAACACGGTCCTCGACCATCTCGACTTCTCCGTGAGCGCGGGCAAGCACGTCACCCTGATCGGCCCGTCCGGCTCCGGCAAGACCACGATCCTGCGGCTGCTGATGACGCTGACCAAGCCCGACGAGGGCACCATCACCGTGGACGGGGAGCAGTTGTTCCCCGCGCCGGAGAAGCAGGTCCGCGAGGTCCGCAAGAAGATCGGGATGGTCTTCCAGCAGTTCAACCTGTTCCCGAACATGACGGTGCTGAGGAACATCACCGAGGCCCCGGTCACCGTGCTCGGCATGTCCAAGGACGAGGCGGACGAGCGGGCGCGCGGGCTGCTGGACCTGGTGGGGCTCAGCGACAAGTGCGACGCGCACCCCTCCCAGCTCTCCGGCGGCCAGCAGCAGCGCGTCGCGATCGCGCGGGCGCTGGCGATGCGGCCGCAGGTGCTGCTGCTCGACGAGGTGACGTCCGCGCTCGACCCGGAGCTGGTCGCCGGTGTCCTCGACGTCCTCCGGGACATCGCCCGTTCCACGGACATCACGATGCTCTGTGTGACCCACGAGATGAATTTCGCCCGCGACATCTCCGACCAGGTCCTGATGTTCGATTCCGGCCGGGTCATCGAGGCCGGGCCGCCGGAGAAAATCTTCAGCGACCCGGAGCAGGACCGAACGCGGGAATTCCTCAGCGCGGTTCTCTGA
- the ehuD gene encoding ectoine/hydroxyectoine ABC transporter permease subunit EhuD yields the protein MNWDWNAVGDFMPHFWDGLLVTLQALVLGSLISFALGLVWALLMRVPSRWVTWPVGVVTEFVRNTPLLVQLFFLFYVLPEWNITFSALTTGVFAIGLHYSTYTMQVYRAGIEAVPVGQWEAATALNLPLRRTWTVVILPQAIRRVVPALGNYVIAMLKDTPMLMAITVLDMMGEARLFSQQTFRFTEPLTVIGVAFILISYLASVLLRTLERRLVR from the coding sequence ATGAACTGGGACTGGAATGCCGTAGGCGACTTCATGCCGCACTTCTGGGACGGCCTGCTGGTCACCCTGCAGGCGCTGGTGCTCGGCTCGCTGATCTCGTTCGCGCTGGGCCTGGTGTGGGCGCTGCTGATGCGCGTGCCCTCGCGCTGGGTGACCTGGCCGGTCGGGGTCGTCACGGAGTTCGTGCGCAACACCCCGCTGCTGGTGCAGCTGTTCTTCCTCTTCTACGTGCTGCCCGAGTGGAACATCACCTTCTCCGCGCTGACCACCGGCGTCTTCGCGATCGGCCTGCACTACTCGACGTACACGATGCAGGTCTACCGGGCCGGTATCGAAGCGGTGCCCGTCGGCCAGTGGGAGGCGGCGACCGCGCTGAACCTGCCGCTCAGGCGGACGTGGACCGTGGTGATCCTGCCGCAGGCCATCCGCCGGGTCGTGCCGGCGCTCGGCAACTACGTGATCGCGATGCTGAAGGACACGCCGATGCTGATGGCCATCACCGTGCTGGACATGATGGGCGAGGCACGGCTGTTCTCCCAGCAGACCTTCCGCTTCACCGAGCCGCTGACCGTGATCGGCGTGGCCTTCATCCTCATCTCCTATCTCGCCTCCGTCCTGCTGCGCACCCTGGAGCGACGCCTTGTCCGTTGA
- the ehuC gene encoding ectoine/hydroxyectoine ABC transporter permease subunit EhuC yields MTSGLWELVLKGLWVTIQLLVFSALLAAAVSFIVGTARVHRSRIVRFLAGFYTEVFRGTSALVMIFWVYFVLPPAFGWQLVPMWAGTLALGLTYGAYGSEIVRGALAAVDPAQKEGGIALSFTPWQRMRLILLPQAVPEMIPPFSNLLIELLKGTALVSIMGMGDLAFSGSLVRLALQESAEIYTYILLIYFVIAFLLTRVMRGLEKKLKAGVGKEPKRGLSPDDELKRAQTTGIGSGAGAA; encoded by the coding sequence ATGACCTCGGGACTGTGGGAACTGGTACTCAAGGGCCTCTGGGTCACGATCCAGCTGCTCGTCTTCAGCGCGCTGCTCGCGGCGGCCGTGTCGTTCATCGTCGGCACCGCCCGCGTCCACCGGTCGCGGATCGTCCGCTTCCTCGCGGGCTTCTACACCGAGGTGTTCCGCGGGACCTCGGCGCTGGTCATGATCTTCTGGGTGTACTTCGTACTGCCGCCCGCCTTCGGCTGGCAGCTGGTGCCGATGTGGGCGGGCACGCTGGCGCTGGGACTGACCTACGGGGCGTACGGCTCCGAGATCGTCCGCGGCGCGCTGGCCGCCGTCGACCCGGCGCAGAAGGAGGGTGGGATCGCGCTCAGCTTCACGCCCTGGCAGCGGATGCGGCTGATCCTGCTGCCGCAGGCGGTGCCGGAGATGATCCCGCCGTTCTCCAATCTGCTGATCGAGCTGCTCAAGGGCACCGCGCTGGTGTCGATCATGGGCATGGGCGATCTGGCGTTCAGCGGCAGCCTGGTGCGGCTCGCCCTGCAGGAGAGCGCGGAGATCTACACGTACATCCTGCTGATCTACTTCGTGATCGCCTTCCTGCTGACGCGTGTGATGCGCGGACTGGAGAAGAAGTTGAAGGCCGGGGTCGGCAAGGAACCGAAGCGTGGCCTCTCCCCCGATGACGAGCTGAAGCGCGCCCAGACAACCGGTATAGGAAGTGGGGCTGGGGCAGCATGA
- the ehuB gene encoding ectoine/hydroxyectoine ABC transporter substrate-binding protein EhuB, with the protein MSGPTRMSGPTRRSLLAGVAAVGALGAAGCSRVASASSTEGGDLLDRLKAQGVVRLGIAGEIPFGYIDTNGELTGEAPELAKVIFKRLGVDSVQAVPTEFGSLIPGLNVQQFDVVAAGMYVNPERCAEVIFADPDYQMLDAFIVRKGNPKGLHNYKDVVEKKAKFATGTGYAEIQYAVEAGYKESDIMIVQDQVAGLNAVEAGRVDVFAGTALTTREVVKKSAKAESTEPFKPIVGGKPHVDGGAFAFRPTETNLRDAFNVELRKLKKSGELLRILRPFGFTQAEMTDLTAKELCGG; encoded by the coding sequence ATGTCCGGGCCCACGCGTATGTCCGGGCCCACGCGCCGGTCGCTGCTCGCGGGGGTGGCGGCGGTCGGCGCGCTGGGCGCCGCGGGCTGCTCACGTGTGGCCTCGGCTTCGTCCACGGAGGGCGGTGATCTCCTCGACCGGCTGAAGGCGCAGGGTGTCGTGCGGCTCGGGATCGCGGGCGAGATCCCGTTCGGATACATCGATACGAACGGCGAACTCACCGGTGAGGCACCGGAGTTGGCGAAGGTGATCTTCAAACGGCTCGGCGTGGACAGCGTGCAGGCCGTGCCGACGGAGTTCGGGTCGCTGATTCCGGGGCTGAATGTGCAGCAGTTCGACGTCGTGGCGGCGGGGATGTACGTCAATCCCGAGCGCTGCGCGGAGGTGATCTTCGCCGATCCGGACTACCAGATGCTCGATGCCTTCATCGTGCGCAAGGGGAATCCGAAGGGGCTGCACAACTACAAGGACGTCGTCGAGAAGAAGGCGAAGTTCGCGACCGGGACCGGTTACGCGGAGATCCAGTACGCCGTCGAGGCGGGGTACAAGGAGAGCGACATCATGATCGTCCAGGATCAGGTCGCCGGGCTGAACGCGGTGGAGGCGGGGCGCGTCGACGTCTTCGCCGGGACCGCGCTCACCACTCGCGAGGTGGTGAAGAAGTCCGCCAAGGCCGAGTCGACCGAGCCGTTCAAGCCGATCGTCGGCGGCAAGCCGCATGTCGACGGGGGCGCCTTCGCGTTCCGCCCGACGGAGACCAACCTCCGCGACGCCTTCAATGTGGAACTGCGGAAGCTCAAGAAGAGCGGGGAGCTGCTCCGCATCCTCCGGCCCTTCGGCTTCACCCAGGCGGAGATGACCGACCTCACCGCGAAGGAGCTGTGCGGCGGATGA
- a CDS encoding DUF3830 family protein has protein sequence MADRYIEVSLVKRGITCRARLLDDRAPITCAAVWDSLPLSGDVYHAKYARNEIYALFAPFADAEPPLENPTVTPIPGDLCYFSFAGAELGTKAYGYDREVRPGTTLVDLALFYERNNLLLNADVGWVPGIVWGTVVEGLTEMAEGCNDLWRTGAAGESLSFRRA, from the coding sequence ATGGCTGATCGCTACATCGAAGTATCGCTGGTCAAGCGCGGAATCACCTGCCGGGCCCGGCTGCTCGACGACCGCGCACCGATCACCTGCGCCGCCGTCTGGGATTCCCTGCCGCTTTCCGGCGACGTCTACCACGCGAAATACGCACGCAATGAGATCTACGCCCTTTTCGCACCGTTCGCGGACGCGGAGCCGCCTCTGGAGAATCCGACGGTGACCCCCATCCCGGGGGACCTCTGCTACTTCTCCTTCGCCGGGGCGGAACTGGGCACGAAGGCGTACGGCTACGACCGCGAGGTCCGCCCCGGCACGACCCTCGTCGACCTGGCCCTCTTCTACGAACGCAACAACCTGCTGCTCAACGCCGACGTGGGGTGGGTGCCGGGGATCGTGTGGGGGACGGTGGTCGAGGGCCTCACGGAAATGGCGGAGGGCTGCAACGACCTGTGGCGGACGGGGGCGGCGGGGGAGAGCCTCAGCTTCCGGAGGGCGTGA
- a CDS encoding poly(ethylene terephthalate) hydrolase family protein: protein MQHAGLPDSTMSSRNPHTPTLTRGLSVKPALRKRLGVLLTGVSLTVLLGVNAPAEAAQNPYERGPAPTQASVIAARGPFAIGQVTVESGSGTGFNGGTIYYPTDTSQGTFGAVAVIPGFVSPQSVVQWLGPRLASQGFVVFTLDSNGLFDQPQSRGSQLLAALDHLTTRSPVRDRVDPSRLAVMGHSMGGGGSLWAAQNRSSLQAAIPLAPWESDTTWENVSVPTMIIGGQSDTIAPVASMSIPMYTSMTGAPEKAYLEMLNGSHFAPVSENVTTAKYALSWLKRFVDNDTRYDQFLCPAPTPSTAISQYRDTCPNT from the coding sequence ATGCAGCACGCCGGTCTCCCTGATTCCACGATGTCCTCTCGAAACCCCCACACCCCCACACTCACGAGAGGACTCTCCGTGAAACCAGCGCTGAGAAAAAGGTTAGGAGTACTGCTCACCGGTGTGTCCCTGACCGTGTTGCTGGGCGTCAACGCCCCGGCCGAGGCGGCACAGAACCCCTACGAGCGCGGCCCCGCCCCCACGCAGGCCAGCGTCATCGCCGCCCGCGGTCCGTTCGCCATCGGCCAGGTCACGGTGGAGTCCGGCAGCGGCACCGGCTTCAACGGCGGCACGATCTACTACCCGACCGACACCAGTCAGGGCACGTTCGGAGCGGTCGCGGTCATTCCCGGTTTCGTCTCGCCCCAGTCCGTGGTCCAGTGGCTGGGCCCCCGCCTGGCCTCGCAGGGCTTCGTCGTCTTCACCCTGGACTCCAACGGGCTGTTCGACCAGCCGCAGAGCCGCGGCAGCCAACTGCTCGCCGCGCTGGACCATCTGACCACGAGGAGTCCGGTCCGCGATCGCGTCGACCCCAGCCGCCTCGCGGTCATGGGGCATTCGATGGGCGGCGGGGGCTCGCTGTGGGCGGCGCAGAACCGGTCGTCCCTGCAGGCGGCGATTCCGCTGGCGCCCTGGGAATCCGACACCACCTGGGAGAACGTCAGTGTGCCTACGATGATCATCGGAGGCCAGTCCGACACCATCGCCCCGGTCGCCTCCATGTCGATCCCGATGTACACGTCCATGACGGGCGCGCCCGAGAAGGCGTACCTGGAAATGCTGAACGGCAGCCATTTCGCGCCCGTCAGCGAGAACGTCACCACCGCCAAGTACGCGCTGTCCTGGCTGAAGCGCTTCGTCGACAACGACACCCGCTACGACCAGTTCCTCTGCCCGGCACCCACCCCGAGCACGGCGATCAGCCAGTACCGCGACACCTGCCCCAACACCTGA
- a CDS encoding helix-turn-helix domain-containing protein translates to MTVIDPPLAKSLSDMLRPHLPDAVEEIEREVRVHVHEGGPPVDADYRRAVRQVIDETVAHFVDSLGRHATDSTRLTELYSQLGAEAARRGYSLDRLQTALRLSGQVACRRFIKDAYRFSWPKETLSSLTDGLFGLLAQAADAGAQGYARQQGQLATDRERRRRRLRDLLVREPPPDPDLIHEQARAADWRVPGTVAAVALLSAARPPSRILPPDVLADWDASYLIVPDPDSAGRDWLPTLLVPLGAAAIGPTVPAERTAVSLRWARHTSALMERGVLPSDRPQRAADHTALLAAAMVEDLIDTTSAVFLAPILALPPRRRVPLLTTLLTYLQCGDNAVITSARLQVHEQTVRYRLRRIAELTGSRVYDPADRLDLMITLTWLLHTDGITAAPGITAAPGSPAVTPARSAPS, encoded by the coding sequence GTGACTGTCATCGACCCACCGTTGGCGAAGTCGCTGTCGGACATGCTCCGGCCGCACCTCCCGGACGCCGTCGAGGAGATCGAGCGCGAGGTCCGGGTGCATGTTCACGAGGGCGGTCCGCCCGTGGACGCCGACTACCGCAGAGCCGTCCGTCAGGTCATCGACGAAACCGTCGCCCACTTCGTCGACTCACTCGGCCGGCACGCCACGGACTCCACCCGACTGACCGAGCTTTACAGCCAGTTGGGGGCCGAGGCGGCCCGTCGCGGCTACAGCCTCGACCGGCTGCAGACCGCGCTCAGGCTGAGCGGGCAGGTCGCCTGCCGCCGGTTCATCAAGGACGCCTACCGGTTCTCCTGGCCCAAGGAGACCCTCTCCTCGCTCACCGACGGCCTCTTCGGGCTCCTCGCCCAGGCGGCCGACGCAGGCGCCCAGGGGTACGCGCGTCAGCAGGGTCAGCTGGCCACCGACCGGGAGCGTCGGCGCCGGCGACTGCGTGATCTGCTGGTCCGCGAGCCGCCGCCCGACCCCGACCTGATCCACGAGCAGGCCAGGGCGGCCGACTGGAGGGTGCCCGGCACGGTCGCGGCCGTCGCCCTGCTCTCCGCCGCCCGGCCGCCGAGCCGCATCCTGCCCCCCGATGTGCTCGCCGACTGGGACGCGTCGTATCTGATCGTCCCCGACCCCGACTCGGCAGGGCGGGATTGGCTGCCCACCCTGCTGGTCCCGCTGGGTGCCGCCGCCATCGGGCCGACGGTGCCGGCCGAGCGCACCGCCGTCTCGCTCCGCTGGGCCCGGCACACCAGCGCCCTCATGGAGCGCGGCGTGCTGCCGTCCGACCGGCCGCAGCGGGCGGCCGACCACACCGCGCTGCTGGCCGCCGCCATGGTCGAGGACCTCATCGACACCACCTCGGCCGTGTTCCTGGCCCCGATCCTCGCCCTGCCGCCGCGCCGCCGGGTGCCGCTGCTGACCACGCTCCTCACCTATCTCCAGTGCGGTGACAACGCCGTGATCACGAGCGCCCGGCTCCAGGTCCACGAACAGACCGTCCGCTACCGGCTGCGCCGGATAGCGGAACTGACCGGAAGCCGGGTCTACGATCCCGCCGACCGACTCGACCTCATGATCACCCTGACCTGGCTGCTGCACACCGACGGCATCACCGCCGCACCCGGCATCACGGCCGCACCCGGCAGCCCCGCCGTCACGCCTGCACGATCGGCTCCCTCGTGA